The Plasmodium vivax chromosome 13, whole genome shotgun sequence nucleotide sequence ATAGCGTTTGCGCCTCCGACAAGAATGTGTTCCTCTTCAGCAAGGAGTCCAATTTGCAGGTGCGTAAAGACGGCAAGGGGGGGAGTAGCCCATCCGCGGGTGATAAGAAGGATACGAAGGATACACGTAGCAGCCAAGACAAATGCATTCGCCTGTGGTCCAGTTTCCTTCTCAATGCGGATAAGCTAGAGTACAACACGCTGTGCAAATTCTTTGAGGATTACCAAAAGTGCAACATTGAAgttaagaaaagaaataaaacccACGAGTTTAATTATAAGCCCTCCTTGAGCATCCTCTCCACGGCCATTTGCAAAGACCTTAACAGAATTAGAAATGCGCAGCTCACCGTCCTGTTGGACCGAACCAGGGCCACCATCAAAAGtagatttaaaaatatggaaagTCTCCTCATCACCACGAAGAACCCGGAGGAGTACTGGAATCACACGCTCAAAATTGTTAAGGCGCTGCAGGAAAGTATAAATAGCAATCTCACCAAGTGCTTCATAAAtctcaaagggggaggagcgggCCCAGGTAGTATCACCACCGCTGGCATTATTCCAAATGGAGGGTTATATAACGACGAGGATAATACATTCCATGAGGATAACCTGGTCGAAGCACACAACTCGCTCAGCGATAATCAAACTGGTCATGAAAACGACCATTACGTAGAGGAAAACCTCCTAAACTTCCACAAAATTGAcgtaattaaaaacaaaggcAAATACATCAGCACTGTAGGAGAAGAGATTGACAAGCaggtgaaaaacaaaaatgccaTTGCAGAACTGAACAGCTACTACCTAGACGAAATAATGGATGTACTTAAAAGTAAGCTAGACGAAATCTCAGACAATTTATCCTCCATCATAATTCAAAGATTTGAGTCTGTGTTTAATTACGATGATGCGGAACAACCGAGACAGTGGCGTGAGATCTCCATGGCGGAATTGAAAAAGATTTTCCGAGAATCCAAAAATTATGCTTTTCTAATTATTGACATTCTTCAGAAAAATGTTCAGGTGGAGATCATTGATGATTACTTaccaaataattttataaaagatgAAATTGttgagaaggggaagaataagGCCAAGCGGAAGATCCAAGAAATGTGCAGAGATGCTCAGTATATCCAGGAAACCGGTGCTAAAAtgagtttaaaaaatgtgcctctttttttctgggttattttgttaatcctAGGATGGAACgagcttttattttttactcgCTTCTTTTTCCGCCTGAATATCATTTTGCCGCTGTTCTTGGCCGCCGCCGTCATTCTGTCGACCCTCGTTTTTAATGGCAACATGGAGGTGCTTTCCATCATCAACAAGGCGGTATTTTTCCTGGCCAAGAATTCGTTCGGCGTTTACCGGCAGTTGCAGGCGATGGGCGGCAAGGCCGCGCAGGGGGCAGCGGCGGATTAGCGGATTAGCGGCGGGggcggtggagcggcggaCAAGCGGATTTTACATGGTTGTCACGGGGGTGCCATGGAcgtgctttttcttttttttccttttttttctgttaaacCGCTTCGTTGCACCCCGTCTTGCGACTTTGGCGAAGTTGTTCTGCGCCCAGAAGTGGGGGGCTTATGTAGGGGGTTCTTTT carries:
- a CDS encoding hypothetical protein, conserved (encoded by transcript PVX_085645A), with protein sequence MDTKTQIIDYDGNIMEDLKEWMIRNKLANLGFNYNVIAILGSQSSGKSTLLNNLFKTSFDVMNTKLGHSQTTQGLWLSFDTFEDSSAGPSEQGSTTRKVNPTLILDVEGNDSKERGDNRLTFEHRSALFSLALADCVIVNLWYHSLGNFTASNYGLLKTVMEVNLELFQQDENCPKTILLFTVRDWFEEFASIDIVKNKIVEEYLNKIWTEMKKPPEAEKVNISNYFIVEVVGLSHGIIKKEEFLKDVENLRQKWINQLRPLQYSRNIPSDGFAHYCNNIWNTIVKQSQLDIPSQKEMLATFRCQEIKNNVISNASKVIKEKLAASSSQHSSTSIDEFKPWAEKEVVEKSLDEYFVDASRYTESICLKTSEELLDSLFIQLQTIVDNNLNFTQRVLAAKFANELNTMYSVCASDKNVFLFSKESNLQVRKDGKGGSSPSAGDKKDTKDTRSSQDKCIRLWSSFLLNADKLEYNTLCKFFEDYQKCNIEVKKRNKTHEFNYKPSLSILSTAICKDLNRIRNAQLTVLLDRTRATIKSRFKNMESLLITTKNPEEYWNHTLKIVKALQESINSNLTKCFINLKGGGAGPGSITTAGIIPNGGLYNDEDNTFHEDNLVEAHNSLSDNQTGHENDHYVEENLLNFHKIDVIKNKGKYISTVGEEIDKQVKNKNAIAELNSYYLDEIMDVLKSKLDEISDNLSSIIIQRFESVFNYDDAEQPRQWREISMAELKKIFRESKNYAFLIIDILQKNVQVEIIDDYLPNNFIKDEIVEKGKNKAKRKIQEMCRDAQYIQETGAKMSLKNVPLFFWVILLILGWNELLFFTRFFFRLNIILPLFLAAAVILSTLVFNGNMEVLSIINKAVFFLAKNSFGVYRQLQAMGGKAAQGAAAD